The following are encoded in a window of Streptomyces sp. 11x1 genomic DNA:
- a CDS encoding MarR family transcriptional regulator, with protein sequence MSREQQDLLSRAALGVFRLNGQFLSVADELASPAGLTAAWWQVLGAVLPEPLPVAGVARAMGITRQSVQRVADLLVDRGLAVYLPNPAHRRAKLLTPTPAGRAAIERIDPGHAALAARLARALGEEEFAATVRALERLSAVLDDLAAPPDAVTEP encoded by the coding sequence GTGAGCCGCGAGCAGCAGGACCTCCTCAGCCGCGCCGCCCTCGGCGTCTTCCGCCTCAACGGCCAGTTCCTCTCCGTGGCCGACGAGTTGGCGAGCCCAGCCGGGCTCACGGCCGCCTGGTGGCAGGTGCTCGGCGCGGTGCTGCCCGAGCCGTTGCCGGTCGCCGGGGTCGCCCGGGCCATGGGCATCACCCGGCAGAGCGTCCAGCGGGTCGCCGATCTCCTCGTCGACCGGGGGCTTGCCGTGTACCTGCCGAACCCGGCCCACCGTCGCGCCAAGCTCCTCACGCCGACGCCCGCCGGCCGCGCGGCGATCGAGCGGATCGACCCGGGCCACGCGGCCCTGGCCGCCCGTCTCGCCCGGGCGCTGGGGGAGGAGGAGTTCGCGGCGACCGTGCGGGCGCTGGAACGGCTGTCGGCCGTCCTGGACGACCTCGCGGCGCCACCGGACGCTGTTACGGAACCGTAG
- a CDS encoding DJ-1/PfpI family protein: MTNRKPVHLAVYDTYADWETGHTTAWLARGGYEVRTVGEGADAVRTIAGVRIQPDSALEGLRPEDSSLLVLTGADLWDTGDTLAPFARKAREFLAAGVPVAAICGATAGLAREGLLDDRDHTSAAPFYLAATGYGGGERYVDADAVTDGSGLLVTAGPTEPVAFAREVLRLLGVYEGEVLDAWYRLFHDSDAEAYAVLEAAAR, translated from the coding sequence ATGACGAATCGGAAGCCCGTTCATCTCGCCGTGTACGACACCTACGCCGACTGGGAGACGGGGCACACCACCGCCTGGCTCGCTCGGGGCGGGTACGAGGTCCGGACGGTCGGGGAGGGGGCCGACGCCGTGCGGACGATCGCGGGGGTGAGGATCCAGCCCGACTCGGCACTGGAAGGGCTGCGGCCCGAGGACAGCTCCCTGCTCGTCCTCACCGGCGCGGACCTGTGGGACACGGGGGACACGCTCGCCCCGTTCGCCCGGAAGGCGCGGGAGTTCCTCGCGGCCGGCGTACCCGTCGCCGCGATCTGCGGCGCGACCGCCGGTCTCGCCCGCGAAGGGCTGCTGGACGACCGGGACCACACCAGCGCGGCCCCCTTCTACCTCGCGGCCACCGGGTACGGCGGCGGTGAGCGGTACGTCGACGCGGACGCCGTCACCGACGGCTCCGGGCTGCTCGTCACCGCCGGCCCCACCGAACCCGTCGCCTTCGCCCGCGAGGTCCTCCGTCTCCTCGGCGTCTATGAGGGCGAGGTCCTCGACGCCTGGTACCGCCTCTTCCACGACTCCGACGCGGAGGCGTACGCCGTGCTGGAGGCGGCGGCCCGGTGA
- a CDS encoding aspartate aminotransferase family protein translates to MTPRPNPQAGAQVKATDRAHVFHSWSAQELIDPLPIAGAEGSYFWDYDGNRYLDFTSGLVYTNIGYQHPKVVAAIQQQAATMTTFAPAFAVEARSEAARLIAERTPGDLDKIFFTNGGADAVEHATRMARLHTGRPKVLAAYRSYHGGTQQAVNLTGDPRRWASDTGTAGVVHFWAPFLYRTRFHAETEEQECARALEHLETTIVFEGPSTIAAIILETVPGTAGIMVPPPGYLAGVRELCDKYGIVFVLDEVMAGFGRTGTWFAADLFDVVPDLMTFAKGVNSGYVPLGGVAISPAIAETFARRPYPGGLTYSGHPLACAAAVATIGVMEEEGVVTNAAALGATLVGPALHELADRHPSVGEVRGTGMFWALELVRNKETREPLVPYNATGEANAPMLAFGAAAKAGGLWPFINMNRTHVVPPCTITEAEAKEGLAALDAALSVADEYTA, encoded by the coding sequence ATGACCCCTCGCCCCAACCCCCAGGCCGGCGCCCAGGTGAAGGCCACGGACCGCGCGCACGTCTTCCACTCCTGGTCCGCACAGGAACTCATCGACCCCCTCCCCATCGCCGGCGCGGAGGGCTCCTACTTCTGGGACTACGACGGCAACCGCTACCTCGACTTCACCAGCGGCCTCGTCTACACGAACATCGGCTACCAGCACCCCAAGGTCGTCGCGGCCATCCAGCAGCAGGCCGCCACGATGACGACCTTCGCCCCGGCGTTCGCGGTCGAGGCCCGCTCCGAGGCCGCCCGGCTCATCGCGGAACGCACCCCCGGCGACCTGGACAAGATCTTCTTCACCAACGGCGGCGCCGACGCGGTCGAGCACGCCACCCGCATGGCCCGCCTGCACACCGGCCGCCCCAAGGTCCTCGCCGCGTACCGCTCGTACCACGGCGGCACCCAGCAGGCCGTGAACCTCACGGGCGATCCCCGCCGCTGGGCCTCCGACACCGGCACGGCGGGCGTCGTGCACTTCTGGGCGCCGTTCCTCTACCGCACCCGTTTCCACGCGGAGACGGAGGAGCAGGAGTGCGCCCGCGCGCTGGAGCACCTGGAGACGACGATCGTCTTCGAGGGGCCGTCGACGATCGCCGCGATCATCCTGGAGACCGTCCCGGGCACCGCCGGGATCATGGTCCCGCCGCCGGGCTATCTGGCCGGGGTCAGGGAGCTGTGCGACAAGTACGGGATCGTGTTCGTCCTCGACGAGGTCATGGCGGGCTTCGGGCGGACCGGCACCTGGTTCGCGGCGGACCTCTTCGACGTCGTGCCCGACCTGATGACCTTCGCCAAGGGCGTGAATTCCGGCTACGTCCCCCTCGGCGGGGTCGCCATCTCCCCCGCGATCGCCGAGACCTTCGCCCGCCGCCCCTACCCCGGCGGTCTCACGTACTCCGGCCACCCGCTGGCCTGCGCCGCCGCCGTCGCGACGATCGGCGTGATGGAGGAGGAGGGCGTCGTCACCAACGCCGCCGCCCTCGGCGCCACCCTCGTCGGGCCCGCCCTCCACGAACTGGCCGACCGTCACCCCTCCGTGGGCGAGGTGCGCGGCACCGGCATGTTCTGGGCGCTGGAGCTGGTGCGGAACAAGGAGACCCGCGAGCCCCTCGTCCCCTACAACGCGACCGGTGAGGCGAACGCCCCCATGCTGGCCTTCGGCGCGGCCGCCAAGGCGGGCGGCCTGTGGCCCTTCATCAACATGAACCGCACCCACGTCGTGCCCCCGTGCACCATCACCGAGGCCGAGGCCAAGGAGGGGCTGGCCGCCCTGGACGCGGCGCTGTCCGTGGCGGACGAGTACACCGCGTGA
- a CDS encoding GntR family transcriptional regulator produces MPGTGGGTGAVTRSTLRQQLADALRDEVLAGRLKPGQEFTVKEIAEQYGVSATPVREALVDLSAQGLLDAVQHRGFEVRAYSVADYRNMVEARILIADGMFRRLGDRKVDPRTAAALAGIRRRGEEARRAATAGDLDILIGYDLRFWRELSALFGNPYLTDFLHRLRVQSWVCAVQYLRQGSHGTDDLKGRLWADHTDLVDALSRRDAQSAQEIIAGYDEQSLTLVERLADG; encoded by the coding sequence ATGCCCGGCACCGGCGGCGGCACTGGCGCCGTGACCCGCAGCACCCTGCGGCAGCAGCTCGCGGACGCGCTCCGTGACGAGGTGCTGGCCGGCAGACTCAAGCCCGGGCAGGAGTTCACCGTCAAGGAGATCGCCGAGCAGTACGGTGTCTCGGCGACGCCCGTGCGCGAGGCGCTGGTGGATCTGTCCGCGCAGGGGCTGCTGGACGCCGTGCAGCACCGTGGCTTCGAGGTCCGCGCGTACTCGGTGGCCGACTACCGGAACATGGTCGAGGCCCGCATCCTGATCGCCGACGGCATGTTCCGGCGGCTCGGCGACCGCAAGGTCGACCCGCGTACGGCGGCCGCGCTCGCCGGGATCCGACGGCGCGGCGAGGAGGCGCGGCGGGCCGCGACCGCCGGGGACCTGGACATCCTCATCGGCTACGACCTGCGGTTCTGGCGTGAGTTGAGCGCCCTGTTCGGCAACCCGTACCTCACCGACTTCCTGCACCGGCTGCGCGTGCAGTCCTGGGTGTGCGCGGTGCAGTACCTGCGGCAGGGCAGCCACGGGACGGACGACCTCAAGGGCCGGCTGTGGGCCGACCACACCGATCTCGTCGACGCCCTCAGCCGCCGGGACGCGCAGAGCGCGCAGGAGATCATCGCCGGTTACGACGAGCAGTCCCTGACGCTTGTGGAACGACTGGCGGACGGATGA
- a CDS encoding glycosyltransferase family 2 protein: MSPTPKTGGGQLSVDLSVVVPAYNEQDRLAPTLDAIIGHLSATEAAARWEIIVVDDGSTDATAEVVAAVTARDARVQLVSGGPRNRGKGHALRLGVLASHGRRVLLTDADLSAPIDELERLDKALSDGHTAAIGSREAPGASIERHQHRLRETLGRAGNFLIRGVAVPGIRDTQCGFKLFDGDHAREAFAASRLDGFGIDVEILRYFHRNGWPVAEVPVRWSHQPGSKIRPSDYARVLGELAALRARSVRRADVLAVLGLLLLAVTLYIGRWIDPNGRYLPDSLQDQNQWEWFFAVTADNLVHFRNPLFTTFQGFPDGVNLMANTVMLGLSVPFAPVTLLLGPAVSLALVMTLGLAATAAAWYWLIVKRVVRHRGAAFAGASLAAFAPPMVSHANAHPNFVVLFMLPLIVDRALRLCTGARTRRDGIVLGLMAAYQVFLGEEPLLLAAMGMLLFAVAYGLVRRDVARASWRPLLTGLGIAVVVALPLVTFPLSWQFFGPQSYGNIAHGANSGNSPLALLSFAERSLLAGDRDRADALSLNITEQNAFYGWPLVLLALGIVVRLWERPLVKALAATAFAAAVLSLGPEFRLPQTDLVLPGPWALLAEKPLFESVVEGRVAMICAPVLGMLLAIACERLAAAPSLGTRYVGFLAVTLALLPIVPAPLKSVDRAEVPAFFADGTWRSYVDVSAGETLVPVPLPDPGNAEALHWQTTAGFGFRMPGGYFNGPFGEDRVGIYGAVPRHTSNLLRDIRYTGKVPVIGENWQAQARRDFAYWHAGALVLRPQPYDAQLREAVDKLIGRPGRWVAGVWVWDLHQGD, encoded by the coding sequence ATGAGCCCGACCCCGAAGACGGGCGGCGGGCAGCTGAGCGTCGACCTCTCCGTGGTCGTCCCCGCCTACAACGAGCAGGACCGTCTCGCCCCCACGCTCGACGCGATCATCGGTCATCTCTCGGCCACCGAGGCCGCCGCCCGCTGGGAGATCATCGTCGTCGACGACGGGTCGACCGACGCGACGGCCGAGGTCGTGGCCGCCGTCACCGCCCGCGACGCACGGGTGCAGCTGGTCTCCGGCGGGCCCCGCAACCGGGGCAAGGGGCATGCCCTGCGGCTCGGTGTCCTCGCCTCGCACGGCCGTCGGGTGCTGCTCACGGACGCCGATCTCTCCGCGCCCATCGACGAGTTGGAGCGGCTCGACAAGGCGCTCTCCGACGGCCACACCGCGGCGATAGGCTCGCGCGAGGCGCCCGGCGCCAGCATCGAGCGCCACCAGCACCGGCTGCGCGAGACGCTCGGCCGGGCCGGCAACTTCCTGATACGCGGCGTCGCGGTGCCCGGCATCCGAGACACCCAGTGCGGCTTCAAGCTGTTCGACGGCGACCATGCCCGCGAGGCCTTCGCCGCCTCCCGACTCGACGGGTTCGGGATCGACGTGGAGATCCTGCGGTACTTCCACCGCAACGGCTGGCCCGTCGCCGAGGTCCCCGTCCGCTGGTCCCACCAGCCCGGTTCGAAGATCCGCCCGAGCGACTACGCCCGGGTCCTCGGCGAACTCGCCGCCCTGCGGGCCCGTTCCGTCCGCCGGGCCGACGTCCTCGCGGTCCTGGGCCTCCTGCTGCTGGCGGTGACCCTCTACATCGGCCGCTGGATCGATCCGAACGGCCGCTACCTCCCCGACTCCCTCCAGGACCAGAACCAGTGGGAGTGGTTCTTCGCCGTCACGGCCGACAACCTCGTCCACTTCCGCAACCCGCTGTTCACCACCTTCCAGGGCTTCCCCGACGGCGTGAACCTGATGGCCAACACCGTCATGCTCGGCCTGTCGGTGCCCTTCGCGCCCGTCACGCTCCTCCTCGGCCCGGCGGTCTCGCTCGCCCTGGTCATGACCCTGGGCCTCGCCGCCACGGCAGCCGCCTGGTACTGGCTGATCGTCAAACGGGTCGTACGGCACCGGGGCGCGGCCTTCGCCGGAGCGTCCCTCGCCGCGTTCGCGCCGCCGATGGTCAGCCACGCCAACGCGCACCCGAACTTCGTCGTCCTGTTCATGCTCCCGCTGATCGTCGACCGGGCGCTGCGCCTGTGCACGGGCGCCCGGACCCGGCGGGACGGGATCGTCCTCGGCCTGATGGCGGCCTACCAGGTGTTCCTCGGCGAGGAGCCCCTCCTCCTCGCCGCGATGGGCATGCTGCTGTTCGCCGTCGCGTACGGCCTGGTGCGCCGGGACGTGGCCCGCGCGTCCTGGCGCCCGCTGCTGACGGGCCTCGGCATCGCGGTCGTCGTGGCCCTCCCCCTGGTCACCTTCCCGCTCTCCTGGCAGTTCTTCGGCCCGCAGAGCTACGGCAACATCGCGCACGGCGCGAACTCCGGCAACAGCCCGCTCGCGCTCCTCTCCTTCGCCGAACGCTCCCTCCTCGCGGGCGACCGCGACCGCGCGGACGCGCTCTCCCTCAACATCACCGAACAGAACGCCTTCTACGGCTGGCCCCTGGTCCTGCTGGCCCTCGGCATCGTCGTACGGCTGTGGGAACGCCCCCTGGTGAAGGCGCTGGCCGCCACCGCCTTCGCCGCCGCCGTGCTCTCCCTCGGCCCCGAGTTCCGCCTGCCGCAGACGGACCTCGTCCTGCCCGGCCCATGGGCGCTGCTGGCGGAAAAGCCGCTCTTCGAGTCGGTCGTCGAGGGCCGGGTGGCGATGATCTGCGCCCCGGTGCTGGGCATGCTGCTGGCGATCGCCTGCGAACGGCTGGCGGCGGCCCCCTCCCTCGGCACCCGCTACGTCGGCTTCCTGGCCGTCACCCTCGCCCTGCTGCCGATCGTCCCGGCCCCCCTGAAGTCCGTGGACCGCGCCGAGGTCCCGGCGTTCTTCGCGGACGGCACGTGGCGGTCGTACGTCGACGTCTCGGCCGGCGAGACCCTGGTGCCGGTGCCGCTGCCGGACCCGGGCAACGCGGAGGCGCTGCACTGGCAGACCACGGCGGGCTTCGGGTTCCGGATGCCCGGCGGCTACTTCAACGGCCCGTTCGGCGAGGACCGGGTCGGCATCTACGGCGCCGTCCCCCGCCACACCTCCAACCTGCTGCGTGACATCCGCTACACCGGCAAGGTCCCGGTGATCGGGGAGAACTGGCAGGCGCAGGCCCGCAGGGACTTCGCGTACTGGCACGCGGGTGCGCTGGTCCTGCGCCCGCAGCCGTACGACGCGCAGTTGCGGGAGGCCGTGGACAAGCTGATCGGCCGACCCGGGAGGTGGGTGGCCGGAGTGTGGGTATGGGACCTGCACCAAGGGGACTGA